One genomic window of Mycteria americana isolate JAX WOST 10 ecotype Jacksonville Zoo and Gardens chromosome 6, USCA_MyAme_1.0, whole genome shotgun sequence includes the following:
- the PRLHR gene encoding prolactin-releasing peptide receptor, with protein MMNSDNLTSQSFFSVIHSNASNLFSGLQFVQTFKPLIIPCYSLVVFIGVIGNYLLIYVICKTKKMHNVTNFLVGNLAFSDMLMCATCVPLTLAYAFEPRGWVYGRFMCYFVFLMQPVTVFVSVFTLTVIAVDRYYAMVYPFRRRLTIPLCAYILAAIWLLSCTLAAPALVHTYHAEFPELDFSICEEFWFHMKRDRLAYAYSTLIITYVLPLTVISLSYLRISVKLKNRVVPGNVTQGQAEWDRARRRKTFRLLVLVVAAFGVCWLPLHIFNVIKDIDISLIDKQYFNFIQLLCHWFAMMSACTNAFLYAWLHDSFRGELKKMFAWRKKKIGPTTNCIMASVVL; from the coding sequence ATGATGAATTCGGACAATTTAACCTCCCAAAGCTTCTTCTCTGTGATTCATAGCAATGCCAGCAATTTATTCTCAGGGCTCCAGTTTGTTCAGACCTTCAAGCCACTCATCATCCCCTGCTACTCGCTAGTGGTTTTTATTGGTGTCATTGGGAATTACCTTCTCATTTATGTTatctgcaagacaaaaaaaatgcacaatgTCACCAACTTTCTGGTAGGCAATCTGGCTTTCTCAGACATGCTCATGTGTGCAACCTGTGTACCCCTGACACTCGCATATGCCTTTGAGCCCAGAGGATGGGTGTACGGGCGTTTCATGTGCTACTTTGTTTTCCTGATGCAACCCGtcactgtgtttgtgtctgtctTTACCTTGACTGTTATAGCTGTGGATAGGTATTATGCCATGGTGTACCCGTTCCGCAGGAGGCTCACAATCCCTCTTTGTGCTTATATCCTGGCTGCTATTTGGCTGCTGAGCTGTACCTTGGCTGCCCCAGCCTTGGTCCACACTTACCATGCAGAGTTCCCAGAACTGGACTTCTCCATCTGTGAGGAGTTTTGGTTCCACATGAAAAGAGATCGCTTAGCTTACGCCTACAGCACTCTCATCATCACTTATGTACTGCCTTTGACTGTCATCTCCCTGTCCTACCTGAGAATCTCAGTCAAGCTGAAAAACCGTGTGGTCCCAGGCAATGTCACCCAGGGCCAAGCTGAGTGGGACCgagcaaggaggagaaagactTTTCGCTTGCTGGTCTTGGTGGTGGCAGCCTTTGGAGTCTGTTGGCTGCCTCTGCACATCTTCAACGTGATAAAGGACATAGACATCAGCTTGATTGATAAGCAGTACTTCAATTTCATCCAGCTGCTGTGCCACTGGTTTGCAATGATGTCTGCTTGTACCAATGCCTTCCTCTATGCCTGGCTCCATGACAGCTTCAGGGGggagctgaagaaaatgtttgcctggagaaagaagaaaattggaCCCACTACAAATTGCATTATGGCCAGTGTGGTGCTGTAA